Part of the Polaribacter sp. Hel1_33_78 genome is shown below.
CTATCATTGAAAAACAAGCTGAATTATTAAAAATTAAGTTTGGTTCTGCTTGGCCAGGAGAAAATAAAGAAACAGAAATTGTATCTATACCTGGGTTAAGAGGAAGAGAGCCAAAAGAAATCACATTAAAAAATTTATCAAAAATTATACATGCAAGAGTTCAAGAAATTATTGAGCATGTGTATTTAGAGATAAAAAATTACGGACATGAAACGGCAAAAGGAAAACTAATTGCGGGAATTGTTTTAACAGGAGGTGGTTCTCAACTAAAACATTTACGTCAGTTAGTTGAATATATAACGGGTATGGATGCCAGAATAGGATTTCCTAATGAGCATTTAGCCGGAGATTCTGATGAAGGCTTGTCAAGTCCTTCTTACGCCACAGCTGTTGGTTTGTTGATGGTCGGTTTAGAGAAAGATATTAAAGTAGAAGATATTATTGAGGAGACTGTATCTGAATCAAATGCAGAGACAGAAGAGCAAGAAGAAATTCAAGCAAAAAGTGAGGAAAAACCAAAACCTACGAAGAAATCTTTTTTCGAAAAATTTACAGAAGGTTTAAAGGATTTTTTAGACAACGCTGAGTAAAATCAGCATGATTAGTAAAATTAAAAAGAATAAAATTAATAAAAATTTAAAAAGATAAACGTTATTATGAGCTCAGAATTTGATAACATTTTATTTGACATGCCAAAAACACAATCTAATACCATAAAAGTAATTGGTGTTGGTGGTGGTGGAAGCAATGCAGTAAATCACATGTTTACCCAAAGCATAAAAGGAGTAGATTTTGTAATCTGTAATACAGATGCACAAGCTCTAGAAAACAGCCCAATTCCTAATAAAATACAGTTAGGAGCAAACTTAACATCTGGTTTAGGAGCTGGTGCAAATCCAGAAATTGGGGCACAAGCAGCTAAAGAAAGTATGCAAGAAATACAGCAAATGCTAAATACCCAAACAAAAATGGTATTTATTACTGCGGGTATGGGTGGTGGAACTGGTACTGGTGCGGCACCAATTATTGCTAAAATTGCCAAAGACATGGACATCTTAACTGTTGGTATTGTGACAATGCCATTTGCTTTCGAAGGGAAAAGACGCTCAAAACAGGCTCAATTGGGAATTGATCAATTGCGCCAAAATGTGGATTCTTTAATTGTTATTAATAATAATAAATTAAGGGAAGTTTACGGAAACCTAGGTTTTAAAGCAGGTTTTTCGAAAGCTGATGAAGTTTTATCTACTGCTTCTAAAGGAATTGCAGAAGTTATTACGCATCACTACAAACAAAATATTGACTTGCATGATGCTAAAACGGTCCTTTCTAATAGCGGTACAGCAATTATGGGCTCTGCAAAAGAAGAAGGTCAAACCAGAGCAAAAACAGCTATTGTAAAAGCATTAGATTCACCGTTATTAAATGATAATAAAATTACAGGTGCTAAAAATGTATTATTACTTATTGTATCTGGGACTAATGAAGTTACCTTAGATGAAATTGGTGAAATCAACGATTACATTCAAGATGAAGCTGGATATGACGCTAATATTATTATGGGTATTGGAGAAGATGCGGACTTGGGAGATGCAATTGCAGTAACAATTGTTGCTACTGGTTTTGCGGCAGATCAACAAAGTACAATTACAAATACAGAGGTAAAAAAAATCATTCACACTTTAGAGGATGAACAAAAAGCTACGTATAACTTTACAGAAAAAACAGTAACGAAATCACCTACTTTAAATACTCCCATTTCTAATACGGGAGCACAAAAAATTATACACGTTTTAGGAGATGAAATGGAAGATACTAAACCAAAAATGGATTTAGTGGCTACAAATCCAATTATTTCAAACATGCCAGTAACTTTTGATGAGGTTTCTAGTGATGTTGTTTCTGAAGATGATTTTATCATTACGGATGCTTTAAAAGTGGAAGAAAAAGTGGAAGAAGTATCGACGCAATTTCAAACAGATTTAATGTTTGATTTACCTTTAAATCCTGATGCAGAAATAAAGTCTGAAGACGAAATTAGATTTAATTTAAATATAGAGAAAGAATTAAATATCCATGAAATTGAGGTTTATGGAGCGCAAGAAATTAAGGCTGAAAAGAAAGAAGTTGAAAAAAGATATATTTTAGAAGATTTTGATGCTCAACCAACAATAGGTAAAAGTTCTAGTTTTGTGGAGAAAAAAGTAATTGAGGAAGAAGAATTTCAATTTGAATTAAAAACAACAAAACCGCAATCAGAAATTAATAAGATTGAAACCACGAGTGAGGAAGTTTCCCCATTAGACTTAACAATTTCTGAATTACAAAAGAGAGCAGAGGAAAGACGTAAAAAAATGAAAGGTTTTAATTATAAGTTTAATGATCAATTAGGTAAAAATATTGATGAAATAGAACGTCAACCGGCATATAAAAGAATGGGTGTGGATTTAGATAAAAATACATCCATAAGTAAAACAGAAACTTCATTAAAAAAAGACAATGATGATTTAGGTTTTAAATCTAATAACTCTTTTTTACATGATAATGTAGATTAATATTTTTTTAAATTATATATAAGATCACACCAGAAATGGTGTGATTTTTTTTGTAATTAATTTACGAAACCTATTTATTGCATTAAATTATTTCATTTGTGATGCTTTTCTATAAACTAGCTATTTCTTATATTTTTCTTTCTTTTTATGCATAATTCTAAAATATATTTTTATTTTTTTTCTGATTGTCGTAAACCATCAATCCTGAGAGAATGAAGTTTTAGTGATGATTTCATGATATTTAGCCTGTAACATATTTTTTTTTAAGTCGTCTATTTAATGTAATCAATTAAACTTATACATCATGAAATATTTAAAAACGGTATCATTAGAAGAAAGAGGAATTTTAACATCTGCGTATAAAAAAGAAATTAAAAAGAACATGAAGTTAGAGAAATCTAAATCAGTATCTAGAATTAAGGATATGATTTTAAATCATCATGGAAAAATAGAAAGTCAAGTAGGAACTATTTTACAAGTTTCATTGTTTGCATTTGCTATTATTATGATCGTTTACTAAAAGGTAAAAGGATTTTGAATAGAGAAAGTAGCTTATAAATAAGTCCTGTTTAGTGATAGTAAGGATATCCTTTTAAATATCAGTTTGAGTAAATTTTGAGGAAAGAACAAATCTAAAATATATAAAATAACACATTTTAGATTGTTTTAAAAACACACAACATCAAAAAAAATCCATCTAAAAAAGATGGATTTTATAATAGATATGTTTTTGCTTTTAATGTAAAGCTTTTTTTATTCTCTTAATAGCTTCACGAATTTGTAATTTAGAAGCTGCATAAGATATTCTGATGCAATTAGGAGCTCCGAAAGCATCTCCAGTTACAGTAGCAACATTGGCTTTTTCTAGGATGAACAAAGAAAAATCGCTGGCATTTTCAATTTTTATTCCGTCTATCGATTTACCAAAGTAAGCAGAAATATCTGGAAAAACATAAAAAGCGCCCTCCGGAACATTTACTTTAAATCCATCAATTTCTCTCAATAACCCAATAATGATATCTCTACGAGTTTTAAACTCATCTACCATAAATTGTATTTTAGAAACGGGCGCTAATACTGCTATAATTGCCGCTCTTTGAGCAATACAGTTTGTGCCTGAGGTAATTTGACCTTGCATCTTTGTACATGCTTTTGCAATCCATTCTGGTGCGCCAATATAACCAATTCTCCAACCAGTCATGGCAAATGCTTTTGCCAAACCGTTTACGGTAATGGTTCTGTCATACATGCTTTCTATAGCTGCAAAACTAAACGGTTTTGAATCGTAATTGATATGTTCATAGATTTCATCTGATAATATAAAAATCTTTGGATATTTTTCTAAAACTGCTGCTAATGCTCGATATTCTGATTCACTATAAATAGTTCCGCTTGGATTATTTGGCGAGTTAAAGAAAATCATTTTAGTTTTAGGCGTAATTGCTGCTTCTAACTGAGCCGGTGTAATTTTGAAATCGTTGTCAATAGAAGAAGGAATTTCGACATAGGTTGCTTCACATAAAATAGCAATTGCAGAATAACTTACCCAATAAGGCGCTGGTAATAAAATTTCATCACCAGGGTTTAACAAAACTTGTGCAATGTTGGCGATAGATTGTTTTGCGCCCGTAGACACTACTATTTGATTTGGTTTGTAGTCTAGACCATTATCACGTTTAAACTTAGTGCAAATAGCCTCTTTCAATTCTACATAACCATCTACAGGTGTATATGTATTGTAATTTTCATTGATCGCTTCTATTGCCGCATCTTTAATAAAATCCGGTGTATTAAAGTCCGGCTCTCCCAAACTTAAACCAATAATATCTTTTCCTTCTGCTCTTAATTCTCTAGCTTTTGCAGCCATTGCCAATGTTTGTGATGTTGGTAGGCTGTTAATTCTGTCCGATAATGGATGTGTCATTTTACTGTTAATTGTTGTTTTACTTATACTAATTCAGGGTTTTTACCTAAAACGCCTAAATGTCTAAAGTGCTCTATAATTGCTTTACGCATGGTATCGTATTCATTATACGGCAAATTAAACTCTTTGGCAGTTTCTTTTACAATTTTAGCTAATTTTTCATAATGCACATGAGAAATATGTGGAAAAATATGATGTTCAACCTGATGATTTAAACCTCCTGTATAAAAGTTTACTAACCAGTTGCTAGGTGCAAAGTTAGAGGTAGTGTATAATTGATGGACTGCCCAAGTGTGTTCTAAATTTCCTTCTTTATCTGGAATTGGCATTTCTGTATTTGGAACAATATGCGCCAATTGAAAAACCAAGCTTAAAATCATACCAGCAGTATAATGCATAACAAAAAAACCTATTAATACTTTCCACCATGAAACGTCTAAAGCTAATAATGGTAAAACAATCCAAAGTGCATAATATGCAATTTTAGAGATTACCAATTTCGTCCATTCGGTTGAAGGGTTTGGAAACTCACCATAAGATAGTTTTCGTTTCAAATACCGGTGCATTTGCTTAATATCTGTAGTAATTGCCCAATTAATGGTTAGCAAACCATATAAAAATATAGAATAATATTTCTGAAGTTTATGAATTCTTAACCATTTAGAATGCTTTGAGAAACGAATAATTCTACCAGCATCTATATCTTCATCATGGTCTTTTACGTTGGTAAATGTATGGTGTAAAACATTATGTTGTACTTTCCAATTATAAACGTTACCAGCAAGAATATAGATACTGCTACCCATTAGTTTATTAACCCATTTTCTTTTAGAAAATGATTCGTGATTGGCATCATGCATAACATTCATACCAACACCGGCCATACCAATACCTGTAACTACCATTAACAAAATCATTATCCACTGAGGCATAGATACCGTTAATACTAAAATAAAAGGAATTAAAAACAGCGAAAACATGATAATTGCTTTAGAATATAATTTCCAGTTTCCTGTTCTCTTAATGTTATTTTCTTTGAAATATGTATTCACTCTTTTATTTAGAGTTCTAAAGAACTTAGCTTTATCTACTCTTGAAAAGTTTATTGCTTTCATATGTATTATGTATAATAAACAAAAATAATGTTTTTGAAATATCTTTCTGTAATAAACGTAGGATTTTGTTGCTAATTGTTTGTGAACAATAACTATTTTTGTCGCTGACACTTAATTTATGGAAATTATACAAAAATATTTTAAAGATTTAACACCGACTCAAATTGAACAGTTTTCGAAACTTCAAGAGTTATATAAAGATTGGAACTTAAAAATAAATGTAGTTTCTCGTAAAGATATAGATGAGTTATACTTACGTCATGTACTACATTCATTGGGGATAGCAAAAATAATTTCTTTTAAACCAGGCTCTAAAGTAATGGATGTAGGAACAGGAGGAGGTTTTCCTGGTATTCCTTTGGCAATTTTATTTCCTGAAACCCAGTTTCACCTAGTTGATTCCATTGGGAAAAAGATCAAAGTAGTAAATGAGGTTGTTGCTGGCTTAGGATTAGTAAATGTAAAAACTACTCATGGCAGAGCAGAAGATGTAAAAGATACGTATGATTTTATTGTGAGTAGAGCAGTTGCCCAAATGGAAACTTTTGTTCGTTGGACAAAAGGTAGAATTGCTAAAAAGCAAAATCACGACTTAAAAAATGGAATTCTATATTTAAAAGGTGGAGATTTATCTGAAGAATTAAAAATATATACTTCAGCAACTATTTATGACCTACCTAATTATTTCGACGAAACTTTTTTTGAAACAAAAAAAGTCGTTCATTTAGGTATGAAGTTTAAGGGGTAATTGTTTAAGATTATTGAAATATTACAACTTTTAATAAGTACTTGGTAAAGTTGTATTTTTAAAAGGGTGGCAACCAACTAAATGAAAATTAATCATATTATGGTCAGAAATCATGAATGTTGTAACGAATTAAAAAATAGAAGAAGCCGTTTTTGTGGTAAAGGTTTCTAAAAACAGCATGCCTTTATAAGAATTTCCTTTTTTATTCAATTTTGGACTCCAAACTGCAATACAATATTTATCGGGGTGTACCGCTACAATACCGCCACCAACACCGCTTTTTCCGGGTAAACCGACTCTAAAAGCAAACTCGCCAGATTCATCATAAAAACCACAAGTAAGTAAAATTGCATTTACTCTTTTAGCTTGACTCATTGTAAGAATTTTATTTCCTTTATGACTCGTGAAGTTATCATCCGCTAAAAAAAGAGATATTTTAGAAAGTTCTTTACAGCTCATTTCTAAAGAACAGATATGAAAGTAAAAATCTAATACTTCATCTACATCATTTTTTATGTTTCCAAAAGATTTTATAAAATTACAAAGGGCACTATTTCTATAGCCAGATTTTTTTTCTGATTGCGCTACTTTTTCATTATAATTTAGAGAAGAATTATTACTAAGCTCTTTACAGAAGTTTAAAAAATCTTCTTTTGGATTTTTAAGATGGCTCAATAAAACATCGCAAATTACAATTGCACCAGAATTTATAAAAGGATTTCGTGGTTTTCCATGATCTGTTTCTAGTTGTAATAATGAATTAAAAGGATTTCCAGAAGGTTCAATACCAACTCTTTCCCATAATTTTGTATCCTCAAATTTGTAAGCTAGCGTCAGTGCAAAAACTTTAGAAACACTTTGAATAGAAAATTTCTTGTCAAAATCACCAATTCCAAAAGATTCCTTGTCAATTGTTGTTATATGTATTCCAAAATTATGATTAGAAACATTTGCTAATTCGGGGATGTAATTGGCTATTTCGCCAGTATCATCAATGGTTTTTACTTCAAAATAAATGTCTTCGATTATTTTTTTATAATTTTCCATTGATAATTTATGGTATTGGTTATCACAAACATATTAGAAAATTTTTTAAGAAACAACATAAAGCAGCGTTCAAAAAAAAGGGAACTACATTGCTGTAATTCCGATTTTTACTATTCATTATTATGAAATTCTGAAACAAGATCAGAATTAGAAGTTTTTATAAAATCTCTACAAACAAACCTTCATCGGTTTTAGATACTTTTGCAACATTTTTCTTTGTTAAACCTTTAATCGTTTTATCCCATTTTTTATTAGACAAACCAGATTGAGTTTTTAAAGAATTTAAAGCTATTTTTTCTGCTTTTGTGATGATATCAAGTAAGTCCTTTTCCTCAACAGTGAGTTCTACATCTAAAGCGATTCGCTTCTCTGGTCGCATTTGCGGGAAGAACAGCACTTCTTGTATCGATTGATTGTTAGTTAAGAACATAATTAGTCTGTCCATTCCAATTCCCATTCCAGAGGTTGGAGGCATACCATATTCTAAAGCACGTAAGAAATCTTCGTCAATAAATTCTGTAGCTTCATCATCTCCTTTTTGCGCTAACTTTAATTGGTGCTCAAAACGCTCACGTTGATCAATTGGGTCATTTAATTCAGAATATGCATTGGCAATTTCTTTACCACAAACCATCAATTCGAAACGCTCTGTTAATTCCGGATTGTCTCTGTGTTCTTTACAAAGTGGAGACATTTCCTTCGGATAATCTGTAATAAAAGTTGGCTGAATGTAGTTTCCTTCGCATTTCTCTCCAAAAATTTCATCAATCAATTTTCCTTTTCCCATCGTTTCATCAACAGGAATATTCATTGATTTTGCAGCTTCTCTAATTTCATCTTCTGTTTTTCCAATAATATCGAAGCCCGTAAAATGTTTTATAGAGTCTGCCATCGTAACTCTTGCATAAGGCGCTTTAAAGTCAATTTTATGTTCCCCAAAAGTAGCTTCTGATGTTCCATTTACAGCAATTGCACAGTGTTCTAACAATTGCTCAGCAAAATCCATCATCCAATTGTAATCCTTGTAAGACACATAGATTTCCATGGCTGTAAACTCAGGATTATGAGTTCTATCCATTCCTTCATTTCTAAAGTTTTTGGAGAATTCATAAACCCCGTCAAAACCACCAACAATTAATCTTTTTAGATATAATTCATTGGCAATTCTCATATATAAAGGAATATCTAAAGAATTGTGATGCGTTATAAATGGCCTTGCAGCAGCACCTCCAGGAATTGGTTGCAAAACCGGTGTTTCAACTTCAAAATAACCAGCGTCGTTGAAGAACGAACGCATAGCATTAAATAGTTTCGTTCTTTTTATAAAAACTTCTTTTACATGTGGGTTTACAACTAAATCTGCATAACGTTGTCTGTAACGCATTTCTGGATCTGTAAAAGCGTCGTATGTAACACCATCTTTAACTTTTGGCATCGGTAAAGGCTTTAATGCCTTAGAAAGCATTTTAAAACTTTTTACCATGATTGTTTTCTCGCCAACTTGTGTAGTGAAGAGTGTACCTGTAATTCCAACAAAATCCCCTAAATCTAATAGTTTTTTGAAAACGTTGTTATACAAAGATTTGTCTTCTCCTTCACAAATTTCATCTCTATTAAAATAAAGTTGAATCCTACCTTCACCATCTTGCAATTGGCCAAAAGAGGCTTTTCCTTGAATATTTATAACCATTAATCGGCCTGCAATAACTACCTGTTTACCTTCAATATAGTTTTCTTTTATTTCTTTCGAATTAGAATTTATTGGAAATAAATCTGCAGGATAAGGGTTTATTCCCAAATCTCTTAATTTTGCTAGCTTTTCTCTACGTACAACTTCTTGTTCTGATAATTGCATTTGATGTATAAATTTTCTGGTGTTTATTAAAGGTTGCGAAGATACAATCAAATGCATTAATAGGCAATTTAGATAATTGTAAAAAAGAATATATTTATTTGTGAATAGTTAAAAACAGTGTATATTTGTAGACTGTTTTTTGTTAAAACAGTATTAGTTGTGTTGTTTGGCACTTTATAAAAAGTGCCGTGGTTTTGTTAACCAATGGAAAGCTTCCCTGAAATGGGACGCTTTTTTTATTTTAGCCAGTTTTTTCCTCATTTTAGCTTAAAATAATTATGGTTTTTTTCTTCCAACATTAATTTACTTTTTATTTCATTCAATCTCATATAATTTTATTGCGGTAATTATTAGATTCTACAAATGTGGCTTCGAAATGTTCATAAATATTTTATTTACATTTGTTTAAATCAATTGAAATTAAAGATGAAAAAAATATTTTTAGTAGGCAGTATTATTTTACTAAGTTCTTGCGCCACAGTGAAGTTTAAGGAGAAATGGTTAAAAGAAAATTCTCCAAATACTTTTAAAGCGAGATTTGAAACCACGAAAGGTAATTTTGATATCGTTGCACGAAGAGCTTGGTCGCCAAAAGGGGTAGACAGATTATATCAAATGATAAAAAATGACTATTACCAAGATGTCGCTATTTACAGAGTTGTACCAAAATTTGTTGCTCAATTTGGCATTCACAATGATAGCATCATACACGGAAGTTGGAGTAAAGGAATTGATGATGAACCTGTATTGGCTAAAAATGATTTTATGACCATTTCTTTTGCCAGAGGAGGCGTAAAGACAAGATCGAATCAAATATTTATCAACTTAAAAGAAAATCATAGATTAGATAAACTCACTTATTCAGGTGTAACAGGTTTTCCAGTAGTAGCAAAAGTAATTGCTGGTCAAGAAAATGTGTTGAAGTTCTATAACGGTTATGGAGATGAATTAGGTTACAAACAAGACTCTATTACCAAATTTGGAAATAAATTTTTAAAAGATAAATTTCCTAAGGTAGATTATATTAAAAAGGCGTACATCATAAAATAATTTATGTAGCGTATTACTTTGAACTAAAAAAAACCAACAAATTAATTTGTTGGTTTTTTTTAATGATTTTAAAAATAAGCTATTATTAATCGTTAGTTGATTTTAAAAATAACTTTTCTTGCAAATTGTCTCGCTTTTGTTGTAACACTTTTATCTTCTCCACCACCTGCGTAAGATAGTCTATTAGCACTAATTCCTGCAGAAACTAAAATATCGAACACACTCTTTGCTCTGTTTTTAGACAAAATTTGATTTTGTTTTTCTTTTCCAGTTTCATCTGCATAACCAATTAATAGCGCTGAAACATTTGGATTATCTTTCATAAACTGTGTTAAGTAATTTACAGAATTTAAAGAACCTTTTTGAACAGTTTTTTTATTTACATCAAAGTAAACATTGATATAGCCATCATTTAATAATTTTCTTATCAAATCTACATTAGAACTCGTTACAACATTTGCATATCTATTAGATGCAACTTCTCCTTTTAAGGCATATCTGTTGTCTAATTCTTTCACTAATTCTACTTTGTTAATCGTTGCTTTTTTAGTTTTTAAAGTAGCTATTTCCGTTTCAGCTTTATCTAAACGTTTTACAATATCGTCTATTTTGTCAGTAACTATAACTTCATCATTTTTTAAAAAATCTGCATTCTCTTTTTGTTTCCCTATAGAAATATTTACTCCTAAGGATGTATTTATAATTGCAGGGTTAATTATTCTTGGCTCTTGTATGATAGCTCCGTCAAAAGTATAATGTTGGAATTGATGAAATATAATGGATGTGTCGAAAAATAATGAAATACGATTTGATAATTTAAATTGAGGCGTCAAACCCAAAATAAAATTAGTCATAATATCAGTTTCCTGATTTATAGGTTTTATTGTGCTAGAGGTAGACATACCCACACCAGCGTGAAATAAAAGATTAAATCTTTTTGTCCAACTACTAAAATTTAAAAGATTACCCGCATTTACAATACCTTCTATATTTATTCTGTAATAATTAGCTCTAAAAGGTAAACTGTTTTCACCTTCTGCAAACTCATTATAACCTAGACCAAGCCGAAACCCAAATTTTTCATTAAGCATATATCTAAGCCCTAAACTAGCTTGACCAAAACCAAAATTACCAGAATCATAATTTGGAGAAATATTTTTTGTAATTTGGTGAACTCCTGCTCCAAAATCTACTGACCACTTATTAAACTCTTGCGCATTTACTTGCATTATAAAGCAAAAGAATAATGCTCCTAAAAATATTTTCCCCATAATTATTTGTTTTTTTCATCGACAAATTTATAACTTATTTTTAAAATAAATATAATTAATTATTTTAGCTGCGTAATTATTAAGATAAAATGCTCCTTGGGATAGTTAAATTAAAAGATGTTTCTTTTATATCTTTGATATATTTAGAAATTTATTAAAAATATTTTTTTATCTAAATGCTGTTTATTTTGATAACGCTGTAAAATATTTATAAAAATATGGAATTGTTTCAATCCCTTTTAAATAATTCCAAACTCCAAAATGTTCGTTAGGTGAGTGAATTGCATCTGAATCTAACCCAAAACCCATTAAAATTGTTTTGCTCTTTAATTCTTGTTCAAATAAAGCCACAATAGGAATACTACCGCCACTTCTTTGCGGAATTGGTTTTTTACCAAAACTAGTTTCATAAGCTTTACTTGCTGCTTGGTAAGCAATATTGTCTGTTGGTGTAACATAACCTTGGCCTCCATGATGAGGTTTTACAACTACTTTTACAGCTTTAGGCGCGATACTTTCAAAATGATTTTTGAATAATTGGGTAATTTTTTTCCAATCTTGATTTGGTACTAAACGCATAGAGATTTTTGCAAAAGCCTTTGAAGCAATTACTGTTTTTGCGCCTTCACCTGTGTAGCCTCCCCAAATTCCGTTTACATCTAAAGTTGGTCTAATAGCATTTCGTTCATTGGTAGAATATCCTTTTTCTCCATAAACGGTATCAATGTCTAAAGCTTTTTGATAGTTGTCTAAAGAAAAAGGAGCTTTTGCCATTTCAGCTCTTTCTTCGGTTGACAGATCTTCTACATCATCATAAAAACCAGGTATGGTAATCCGATTATTTTCATCAAGTAAAGAAGCAATCATTTTGGTTAATATATTAATTGGATTGGCAACTGCACCTCCATACAAACCAGAATGTAAATCTCTGTTAGGTCCTGTAACTTCTACTTCAACATAACTTAAACCACGCAAACCTGTGGTAATTGATGGAATATCGTTTGCAATCATGCCAGTATCAGAAATTAAAATAACATCATTGGCTAATTTTTCTTTGTTTCTTGGCACAAACCAAGCTAAACCTTCTGAGCCAACTTCCTCTTCGCCTTCGATCATGAATTTCACATTACACGGTAGATTTCCTGTGGACGTCATATATTCCAATGCTTTTACGTGCATATACATTTGTCCTTTATCATCACAAGCACCACGGGCAAAAATTGCTCCTTCTGGATGAATTGCTGTTTTTTTAATAACAGGTTCAAAAGGAGGAGAGGTCCATAAATCAATAGGATCTGCAGGTTGCACATCATAATGACCATAAACCAATACTGTTGGTAGTTTTGGATCAATAATTTTTTCACCATAAATAATTGGATATCCAGGAGTTTCGCAGATTTCTACATGCTCACAGCCTGCTTTTTTTAGACTTTCTAGTACAAAATCTGCAGTTAGTAAAACATCTTTTTTGTAAGCAGAGTCAGCACTTACAGAAGGTATTTTAAGTAACTCTATTAATTCATTTAA
Proteins encoded:
- a CDS encoding peptidylprolyl isomerase codes for the protein MKKIFLVGSIILLSSCATVKFKEKWLKENSPNTFKARFETTKGNFDIVARRAWSPKGVDRLYQMIKNDYYQDVAIYRVVPKFVAQFGIHNDSIIHGSWSKGIDDEPVLAKNDFMTISFARGGVKTRSNQIFINLKENHRLDKLTYSGVTGFPVVAKVIAGQENVLKFYNGYGDELGYKQDSITKFGNKFLKDKFPKVDYIKKAYIIK
- a CDS encoding OmpA family protein, producing the protein MGKIFLGALFFCFIMQVNAQEFNKWSVDFGAGVHQITKNISPNYDSGNFGFGQASLGLRYMLNEKFGFRLGLGYNEFAEGENSLPFRANYYRINIEGIVNAGNLLNFSSWTKRFNLLFHAGVGMSTSSTIKPINQETDIMTNFILGLTPQFKLSNRISLFFDTSIIFHQFQHYTFDGAIIQEPRIINPAIINTSLGVNISIGKQKENADFLKNDEVIVTDKIDDIVKRLDKAETEIATLKTKKATINKVELVKELDNRYALKGEVASNRYANVVTSSNVDLIRKLLNDGYINVYFDVNKKTVQKGSLNSVNYLTQFMKDNPNVSALLIGYADETGKEKQNQILSKNRAKSVFDILVSAGISANRLSYAGGGEDKSVTTKARQFARKVIFKIN
- a CDS encoding dipeptidase gives rise to the protein MNTIQSYIKDNKKRFLNELIELLKIPSVSADSAYKKDVLLTADFVLESLKKAGCEHVEICETPGYPIIYGEKIIDPKLPTVLVYGHYDVQPADPIDLWTSPPFEPVIKKTAIHPEGAIFARGACDDKGQMYMHVKALEYMTSTGNLPCNVKFMIEGEEEVGSEGLAWFVPRNKEKLANDVILISDTGMIANDIPSITTGLRGLSYVEVEVTGPNRDLHSGLYGGAVANPINILTKMIASLLDENNRITIPGFYDDVEDLSTEERAEMAKAPFSLDNYQKALDIDTVYGEKGYSTNERNAIRPTLDVNGIWGGYTGEGAKTVIASKAFAKISMRLVPNQDWKKITQLFKNHFESIAPKAVKVVVKPHHGGQGYVTPTDNIAYQAASKAYETSFGKKPIPQRSGGSIPIVALFEQELKSKTILMGFGLDSDAIHSPNEHFGVWNYLKGIETIPYFYKYFTALSK